TAAGTTCTCTTTTGCTCTTTGACTACGTGTTTCATAAAAAGGACTAGTCTTTACTCGTTGATGTGCTTCACTGGAGGGAACTTCCTTCTTCTTACTACTAATAATCACCCCTTGATAAATTAACTCTGGGTAAGGTAAATCTACTGCTTTAACTTCATGATCATCCCATAAAGCCCAGGGAGAATAAAAAGAGCGACAGGATGATCCTGAGCCTAAACGGCTTAATTGTGCTTGTTCATCAACAGACGGCGTGGGTTTATTAGTTAATTCGCTCAAAGCGATCACAGCACAGCGAGTTAATGCCGCGAAGCTTGAAGCAGAGCTCGCCATTCCACTACTGTGAGGAAAATTATTACAAGACTGTACTAAGAACCCACCATCATAGCCAAAATATGCTTTTATGCGAGCGAGATGATCAAGAAACCTTTTCTGTCCTTCTGCTGAAAGAACAAAATTGTCAATTCCGCCAGGTATAAGCAATGGTTCCCAAATGTCTTTTTTCGAACTTGCTTTTTCAAGTCGAACTGTGCTTTTAAGTTCATTTAACGTATAAGACAACGAAGGATTATCAGGACTATTAGAACTATCATCCTTTTTTCCCATATATTTGATCAAAGCAATATTAGCTGGGGCATGAGCTAGCCAATACATAATTTCTCCTTGGGATCCATAAACTATTTCAATAGAGCCAGGTATGGCCTATAAGCGGTAACTCAAAAAATTTTCAATAGAAAAACCCGGGTTACGGTGTGCCTCACCCAGGCTACAAATACAAATTTCTGAGTTACATTTTCATTTAATTATATTGTACGTAATTTTGAATTAGCCAATTGTGCTGTTGGGGTACCAGGATAAGCTCTTACAACTTGTTGTAGAAACTTCTTAGCCTCTTGTTTGTCACCTCGTTCAGCGTAGGCATAGCCAACCTTTAACATGCTCGCAGCCGATTTACTTGAAGTGGGAAATTGTTGTAGTACAACGTTAAAATGCTCTATGGCTTGAGAATAATCTTTTTTAACTAAGTAAAGCTCGCCTAGCCAATATTGTGCATTAGCAGTGTAACCACCTCTTGGATATTTTTGTGCGAATAAATTCATTGCACTCAAAGCATCATCATATCGTTTATTTTTTACCAATTCATATGCAGCTAAATAGCTAATTTGTTCATCCGCAGGGTTTGCTCTGGAAGCAGTAGATACAGGTACGGTAACAGGCGTAGTAACCGCTTTATTTGCTTGTACATCAGGAACAGATACAGTTTTCTTAGGTGCAACGGGTTCCTTAGAGCCCACTGAAAGATCCAATGAAGGTTTATTTGAAGAGGCTTTCGCAGAAGTGGTCCCACTTAAACGTGAATCCAAATCCTTATAAAAAGCGACTTGCTGTTGCTGTAATAACTTCAAATCATGAGCCTGTACTTCTAATTGTCCACGCAGTTCTTGGATTTCTTGTTGTAAACTTTGGATTTTGTCAATCAGCTTGGCACTATCAGTAATATTATTATTTGAATCATTTGCTTGATCATCTTTAGCAAGCGCAGGTTCATCATCGGTTTGAGAATGATCTATTGTGTAATTCTCGTTACGAGCGATTTCAAACTGACCATTATCAATTTGTGGTTCATCATACTTAGGGCCAACAGACGTTTCATACGCCTGTTGGTCAATCATTGCAAAATTTTCACTGTCATCAACCACAGGTGCCACGGACCAACTGGTCAAAGGTAGCAGAAAAATAAAACCTGTAGCGATAAGGTGTTTTTTGCAATTTATCATCTTGTTGCCTCATAAGTAAATTCAACGCGTCGATTTTGTGCATGTGACGCATCATCATGTCCTAAATTAATTGGACGCTCTTTACCGTAACTCACAACACGCATTTGTTGTCTATTAACACCGGCCATACGTAAAATGTCAGCTACAGTATTTGCGCGACGCTCACCAAGAGCTACGTTATATTCACGACTACCTCGTTCGTCAGTATGTCCAGCAATTAACACACGAGCACCTGGATGAGTCTTCAAGTATTCTGCCTGAGCATTGACGGAGGGTAAATACTTGGGAGCTAAGTTACTATCATCATAAGAGAACAGGTACAATTGATTATGAGGTGCCTTGGTTGTATAAGATTCACCTGGTTCTTGACCCGCAAAATGAGTGAACTGTCCTAAACCTTGAGCAGAAGCTTCGGCATCAGTAACTCCTACGCCATCTGCACTACCTGGTGTTTTGGAGCACGCAGCAACTAAAACAGCACTCGCTACAAGCAGACCTAATTTACATAATGATCCGGCTTTCATCCTCAATCTCCTCGTTCTTTTTATTATTAACAAATTTCAAAGTTCCCATATAGGGTTCATGGGGGCACATTGTACAATTCTTTTTATTTTTTGGCTACACTAACTAATTAAACCAATTTCATCTTAATTCATGACCAGGTGCAGCGTATGAATCTTCTAGCTTGCTAAAAGCCGCCTGCTTTATCCTAAGGTCCGTCCCTGTTCGCGGTCTTCTCCAGAAGATCTGCCCTAAAACATTGACTAAGCGGGCAGCAAGGGAGTGGAACCCGGTCTTGAGAACTTTTTGTTCAAACCTTGGATTCCATTATGCTAACCAGATTACGACGTAATTTACTGGAAACGAATTGATTAATGTTCAATATGAGATACTACAAAATGTGCTAAGATCGCAGTAAATTGTTGTGTTGCTCTATTGGCTGCGATTACACCTCCGTAAGGTGTATCACTAGGGCATGGAATTTGTAAATTGATAATTTTTGAAGCCAGTACTTTGTTATCACTTACATGGGTTAAAACCATTTTGGCTGAAAACTCCAGGACACTTGGTTTTTTAAGAAAATTTTGTTCAAGCGCCAACAATTGGGTATCTAATCGGTAATTTACACCTAAGGTATAGGCATTCGATGTAACCGCTTTAAATAGGTTGGTTCGTTGCAAGCTTTGCAGGATTAAAGGATAAAGCATATCTGCGGGTGGATTTACCCATGCATTTTTTGCAAACGGTGCCAATTCATAAGGTTTTTTACTATAGAGCATCTGCTCTGTTTGATATCCGGCAGCGGCATCCGGTGGCGTAACCAATAAAGTAATTGGCATCGGTTCTTTCACCAACTGTTTCGAACTGTATGCATTCAATTGATACTGATTTTTTACAGAGACTTTAACAGGTGAGCATGCACTTAGTAATGCTGTACTCAAGCCCACGAGAAACACGGTCAACTTTTTCATCTTTATTCTCCAGGCCCAGGTTTTGGCGGTTTAGTTCCACGAATAACCACAGCAGGGTTTTGGCGCATTTCACTACTTACCTTTTCCAAGTTTGCAGAAATTGCATTCAATCTTCGTAATAAGATGACCGCTGGTGGGAGCGCTTCTTGAGAAATTTTATCAATAGCATTTTTTCCTGTACCCATAGTTTTTGATACACTGTTCCCAGCTTTACTCAAACTTTCCGCCATTGTATTAAATTTAGCTATTCCTATTCTTAATTCCTCAAGCATATGCGGGAAATCACGACTTGTTTTGGCAAGATTATCCATCAAAACATTAACATTCTTCCCGTTACTTGCAAGATCTTTAGAAAAATGATCAATATTAGTTAAAATATGCCGTACATGTTTTGCATTTTCTTCATTAAATATGCGTTTTGCTTCAGTACTTACCGAGTCTACGTCCTCGGAAACCTTTTTTAAAATACCATCCAATTGAGTAAAAACAGAAGGTTTTGAAGGGATAACTGGATAAGGCTCACCTGGCATTTTTTGGATTGGAGTCAGATCAGAAGTGCTTGCGCTCAAACCGATATAGGTAACTCCAGTGATCCCTTGGGAATTTAACGTGGCGTATGTACTTGTTGTAATAGGTGTCCCTTCTTCGATATCCAACAAGATTTCAACTTGTCTTGGATCGCTTTGGTTTAATTTTATTACTTTAACATGCCCCACTTGTACTCCATTGTATTTCACAGGAGCATCCTGGGTCAGTCCAGATGCCGCTTCATGCATGAAAATGGTATACGTTATATATTTTTTTTGATTAAAACCAACAGACAACCACAGCATTGTAGCTACTAAACCTACCAGCAATATAAGTACGACTACACCTACGATCGTGTAATTGGTTTTCGCTTCCAAGTATTCTGTCTCCAGTTACGCTTAGTGCCTTTCATACAATTAATGTTGGGAGGCTCTAGATTACATTTTACTGAAATAACCAGCAATTATTTTATTCTTATTTTTCATTAAATCTTTAATCGGCTCAACACTTAAAATTTTCCCATCACCAATAAAGGCCACGCGATCGGTCGTCCGCTTTAAAGATTCTATATCATGACTCACCATGACTATAGTAAGTTTTAAAGAATCTCTTAAAAAAATAATCAATTCATCGAAAAGCCTAGCACTAAGTGGGTCTAGTCCTGTAGTCGGCTCATCTAAAAACAACAATTCCGGATCCATTGCGATGGCACGGGCAGCTGCTGCCCTTCTTTGCATTCCCCCACTCAATTCTGATGGCAATTTGCCTGCGGCTTCTTTAGGTAACCCCACTAAAGCAATTTTTAACAAAGCCAATTCATACATGAATTGAGGATCAAGACTAGTGAATTCTCGCATAGGAAACATAACGTTTTCTATAACATTCATTGATGAAAATAATGCGCTATGCTGAAAAAGCATCCCCCAGCGACGCCGAAGCAAGAAGGATTGCTCCATATCGAGATGACTAATGTCTTGGCCAAATATTTTGATTGTACCGGCTGTAGGCTTCAGTAACATGAGTAGACTGCGTAATATGGTTGTTTTTCCGCTTCCTGAACCACCAATAATGGCTAAAATTTCGCCTTTTTCCACGGTCAAATTTACATCAGAGTGTACCCATTGACCACCGAGGCAATTCTTTAGTCCTTTAATTTCAATAATGGATTCACTCATTTATAAATGCATCCGACTGTAAATGACTGAATAAATCGCGTCAGCAATTATTATTAAAAATAATGCTTGCACTACGCTTTTGGTAGTTTGGCTCCCAATATTTTTTTCCGTACCTGCCTCCACTCTGAATCCCTGAAAACAACCAACTAGCGCAATCAACATTGCAAAAGCGGGTGCTTTATATAAACCTAAATTCAATTGTGAAAGTCCCACAGAATCTTTCAATCGTTGCAAGAAATCGATGAAGGTAATGCCCAGCATGTTATTAGCCATTATCATCGCACCTAAAATACTAAAAACATCAGACCAAAAAATCAATAAAGGGAATGCGAGCAATAAGCCAATAACTTTAGGAAGGACTAATAATTCCGTGGGAGAAAGTCCCATAGTTAAAAGTGCATCCACTTCTTCATTCAGTTTCATACTGCCAATTTGTGCGGTAAATGCAGAACTTGTACGCCCAGCAACAATAATAGCTGTAATCAAAGGCGCAAACTCCCGAAAAATAGCCATCCCTGATAAATAAGCAATGAAGCTGTTCGCTCCATAAGTTTGTAATTGCAATCCCATTTGATAGGCCAAAACGACACCAATTAAAAAAGAAAGCAAAGCAAGGATGGGTAATGCAGTAACACCCGTAGCATGTACATTTGCGATAATGCTTGGTAATTGAAATCGTCGCCAATTACCAAATGCTTCGAATAATTTAGTAGCCAAATCACCAATTAAAGCGACAAAACCATCTGCTTGTCGGAATTTATTCTCTGATTCTTTACCTAATTGATAAAGTAGATTTTTTTTATCGGGGGCAGGAATATGATAATCTAAAACATCTTTTTTTGATTTAATTAAATCAATGAGTTGTTGTTGGGTTTCGCTAAAATCAGACAGCTGAACTTGATTTCCTCGTTGTTCGAGCAGGTCAATGCATTTAATTAAAGTTAAAGCGCCTGCACTATCAAAACCACTGATGCTTTCGCCGTTAATAATCACTTTTTGTTTTTTGGGTAATTCCTGTTCTTGGAACTGTGATAATAAATTCCCAATTCTCAAAACAGACCAGTGACCTGTACAGTGAACTCTGGCAAGTTCCTTATCGAACGTGATTTGCGCGCTGTTTTGTACCATAGTCGTATTTATTGAGAAATAGCTTCAAGAATAATAGAAATATTCAGGAAGAGCAAAAACAATAAAACATGGTAACACAATAATATATTATTGGGGAGGTAAAAAAGGAACCTGAGTCAAGGTAATTAACTCAGGCAATCATTGTTAGAAATTAAACTATGCCTTTAGAGAACTAATTGAATTATTTAGTTCGGTAACTTTCTTGCCTCCATCGGCAAGAGGTTTAAACAGTGATAATTTAGGCAAATGCACTGAGGAACCTGCGCGATCCAATCCGGTATTAATAAGATTCACGAGATCATCCAAAAATTTTTCCCACCATCCACGATGTGTCCGTAATGTTTTTACAGAGCTTTTCTCATCGCCTAGAACCTCTTGGCTTTTTGATTTAAAAGTAACTAAATCACCATCACGGAGATATGTGTCTTTTAAGGCACTTATTTGGTTATAAATACTTGTTGCGGCTTGTGCAGCTTGTCGATATTTAGATGCTTCTTTATAATTTTTTTGTTCTTTATATTTTTTTTCTTTTGCTTGATATATACCCAACTTAGTATAAATAGCCCTTAATTTTACATCGACATCAAAAAGCTGAATGTTTCGTTGTCTCATGATTCTATAATCAACACTAGTTACTTGGGGCAGCTTATTATCACTTAAAGTTTTTTTATGTTGCTGATGATCTTCTGAAATTAAAAATGTAACGGCTTTTTTATTCTGATCTGCTATGCTAGATTTCTCTTTTTCTATTTTCGTCTTTTGTATGCCTTTAAGTGGCGATTTAGTCTGAGTGGAGAGAAGAGCTCCTCCTTTATCTTTCTCGAGAGAAACCTCGATTTTATGCTCATTCAGTTGAGGAGGATGTTTTTTTCCAGGCTCTGCTAATGAAGTCGAATTTAGACTTGAATTTTTTTCTACGACAGCAGATACCATTTCAGGTTGATCACTACTTGTTGGAATGATTTCAGTTCGAGCCTCTTGTGCGAACCGTTTTCTTAAATTCTTGATCAATTCATCGATT
The DNA window shown above is from Legionella sp. PC997 and carries:
- a CDS encoding diphosphomevalonate/mevalonate 3,5-bisphosphate decarboxylase family protein; the protein is MYWLAHAPANIALIKYMGKKDDSSNSPDNPSLSYTLNELKSTVRLEKASSKKDIWEPLLIPGGIDNFVLSAEGQKRFLDHLARIKAYFGYDGGFLVQSCNNFPHSSGMASSASSFAALTRCAVIALSELTNKPTPSVDEQAQLSRLGSGSSCRSFYSPWALWDDHEVKAVDLPYPELIYQGVIISSKKKEVPSSEAHQRVKTSPFYETRSQRAKENLKLLLDALMSQDWTSAYQICWREFQDMHRLFNTCEQPFSYMTENCIDLLRHLENFWHKKGDGPIVTMDAGPNIHLLYRSNQSELAREFKRDYLIGNYDVL
- the ybgF gene encoding tol-pal system protein YbgF, translated to MINCKKHLIATGFIFLLPLTSWSVAPVVDDSENFAMIDQQAYETSVGPKYDEPQIDNGQFEIARNENYTIDHSQTDDEPALAKDDQANDSNNNITDSAKLIDKIQSLQQEIQELRGQLEVQAHDLKLLQQQQVAFYKDLDSRLSGTTSAKASSNKPSLDLSVGSKEPVAPKKTVSVPDVQANKAVTTPVTVPVSTASRANPADEQISYLAAYELVKNKRYDDALSAMNLFAQKYPRGGYTANAQYWLGELYLVKKDYSQAIEHFNVVLQQFPTSSKSAASMLKVGYAYAERGDKQEAKKFLQQVVRAYPGTPTAQLANSKLRTI
- the pal gene encoding peptidoglycan-associated lipoprotein Pal translates to MKAGSLCKLGLLVASAVLVAACSKTPGSADGVGVTDAEASAQGLGQFTHFAGQEPGESYTTKAPHNQLYLFSYDDSNLAPKYLPSVNAQAEYLKTHPGARVLIAGHTDERGSREYNVALGERRANTVADILRMAGVNRQQMRVVSYGKERPINLGHDDASHAQNRRVEFTYEATR
- a CDS encoding ABC-type transport auxiliary lipoprotein family protein, translating into MKKLTVFLVGLSTALLSACSPVKVSVKNQYQLNAYSSKQLVKEPMPITLLVTPPDAAAGYQTEQMLYSKKPYELAPFAKNAWVNPPADMLYPLILQSLQRTNLFKAVTSNAYTLGVNYRLDTQLLALEQNFLKKPSVLEFSAKMVLTHVSDNKVLASKIINLQIPCPSDTPYGGVIAANRATQQFTAILAHFVVSHIEH
- a CDS encoding MlaD family protein; the protein is MEAKTNYTIVGVVVLILLVGLVATMLWLSVGFNQKKYITYTIFMHEAASGLTQDAPVKYNGVQVGHVKVIKLNQSDPRQVEILLDIEEGTPITTSTYATLNSQGITGVTYIGLSASTSDLTPIQKMPGEPYPVIPSKPSVFTQLDGILKKVSEDVDSVSTEAKRIFNEENAKHVRHILTNIDHFSKDLASNGKNVNVLMDNLAKTSRDFPHMLEELRIGIAKFNTMAESLSKAGNSVSKTMGTGKNAIDKISQEALPPAVILLRRLNAISANLEKVSSEMRQNPAVVIRGTKPPKPGPGE
- a CDS encoding ABC transporter ATP-binding protein, yielding MSESIIEIKGLKNCLGGQWVHSDVNLTVEKGEILAIIGGSGSGKTTILRSLLMLLKPTAGTIKIFGQDISHLDMEQSFLLRRRWGMLFQHSALFSSMNVIENVMFPMREFTSLDPQFMYELALLKIALVGLPKEAAGKLPSELSGGMQRRAAAARAIAMDPELLFLDEPTTGLDPLSARLFDELIIFLRDSLKLTIVMVSHDIESLKRTTDRVAFIGDGKILSVEPIKDLMKNKNKIIAGYFSKM
- a CDS encoding ABC transporter permease, producing the protein MVQNSAQITFDKELARVHCTGHWSVLRIGNLLSQFQEQELPKKQKVIINGESISGFDSAGALTLIKCIDLLEQRGNQVQLSDFSETQQQLIDLIKSKKDVLDYHIPAPDKKNLLYQLGKESENKFRQADGFVALIGDLATKLFEAFGNWRRFQLPSIIANVHATGVTALPILALLSFLIGVVLAYQMGLQLQTYGANSFIAYLSGMAIFREFAPLITAIIVAGRTSSAFTAQIGSMKLNEEVDALLTMGLSPTELLVLPKVIGLLLAFPLLIFWSDVFSILGAMIMANNMLGITFIDFLQRLKDSVGLSQLNLGLYKAPAFAMLIALVGCFQGFRVEAGTEKNIGSQTTKSVVQALFLIIIADAIYSVIYSRMHL